A genomic segment from Bos taurus isolate L1 Dominette 01449 registration number 42190680 breed Hereford chromosome 1, ARS-UCD2.0, whole genome shotgun sequence encodes:
- the DONSON gene encoding protein downstream neighbor of Son has translation MDLSVPGYSPSFKRPPETLRLRRKRGRSLGAAERPEPATRRAARAAGLPLRPFPAAGRGGGGGPAGARRNPFARLDNRPRAASEPPEGPPRGQQEAPGRFLDSNQENDLLWEEKVPERTAITELHQTPHVSFSESDIPPSESTELPVDWSIKTRLLFTSSQPFTWADHLKAQEEAQGIIQHCRATEVTLPQSIQDPKLSTELRCAFQRSLIYWLHPALSWLPLFPRIGADRKMAGKTTPWSNDETLQHVLMSDWSVSFTSLYNLLKTKLCPYFYVCTYQFTILFRAAGLAGDDVITALISPTTRGIREAMKNEGIEFSLPLIKENGPEKRKASGTGLRHGEEQAISDEDEEESFSWLEEMGVQDKIKKPDVLSIKLRKEIHEVQMDHRPESVVLVKGMNTFTLLNFLINCKSLIATSGPQAGLPPTLLSPVAFRGATMQMLKARSVNVKTQALSGYRNQFSLEITGPIMPHSLHSVTMLLQSSQNGSFSAGLYTHEPTAVFNICPPKDNVLDKEAVHEELANCGLHPKTLDHLCRTPVLGKLSLRHVEMSDYIYNWRS, from the exons ATGGACCTGTCTGTACCCGGCTATTCGCCCAGTTTCAAAAGGCCGCCCGAGACACTGCGGCTCCGCCGGAAAAGGGGTCGGAGCCTCGGCGCCGCAGAGCGGCCCGAGCCGGCGACCCGCCGCGCCGCCCGGGCGGCCGGGCTGCCCCTCCGCCCTTTCCCGGCGGCGGgcagaggcggcggcggcggcccggccGGGGCCCGAAGGAACCCCTTCGCCCGCCTGGACAACCGGCCGCGGGCCGCCTCCGAGCCTCCCGAGGGCCCGCCCCGCGGCCAGCAGGAGGCGCCTGGCCGG TTTTTAGATTCTAATCAAGAAAATGATTTGCTCTGGGAAGAGAAGGTTCCTGAAAGAACAGCCATTACAGAATTACACCAG aCTCCTCATGTATCATTCTCCGAATCTGATATTCCACCCTCAGAAAGTACTGAGTTACCTGTGGACTGGAGCATTAAAACACGACTCCTTTTCACCTCTTCTCAACCCTTTACCTGGGCAGATCATTTGAAAGCCCAGGAAGAGGCTCAAGGTATCATCCAGCATTGCAGGGCAACAGAAGTTACTTTGCCTCAAAGTATACAG GATCCCAAACTCTCCACTGAGCTCCGCTGTGCTTTCCAGCGGAGCCTCATCTATTGGCTCCACCCTGCCTTGTCTTGGCTGCCATTGTTCCCTCGTATCGGAGCTGACAGAAAAATGGCTGGAAAGACAACCCCGTGGTCAAATGATGAAACCCTGCAGCATGTGTTAATGAGTGACTG gtCTGTGAGCTTTACTTCTCTATATAACCTGCTGAAGACAAAACTTTGCCCTTATTTCTACGTTTGTACCTATCAGTTTACTATCCTGTTCCGTGCAGCAGGGTTAGCAGGAGATGATGTAATCACGGCTCTCATATCTCCTACAACTAGAGGTATAAGAGAAGCTATGAAAAACGAAG GTATTGAGTTTTCTCTgcctttaataaaagaaaatggcCCTGAGAAGAGGAAAGCGTCTGGAACAGGCTTGCGACACGGGGA GGAGCAAGCCATCAGTGATGAGGATGAAGAAGAAAGTTTTTCCTGGCTGGAAGAGATGGGTGtccaagataaaattaaaaaaccagACGTGCTTTCTATCAAGCT GCGTAAAGAGATACATGAAGTACAAATGGATCACAGACCAGAGTCTGTTGTGTTGGTGAAGGGAATGAATACCTTTACACTGCTAAATTTTTTGATCAACTGTAAGAGTTTAATTGCTACCTCAGGTCCACAGGCAGGACTTCCACCAACCCTCTTATCCCCAGTAGCTTTCCGAGGTGCCACAATGCAAATGCTTAAg GCTCGAAGTGTGAATGTGAAGACACAAGCTCTTTCTGGATACAGAAATCAGTTTAGCTTGGAGATTACAGGCCCCATTATGCCTCATTCTCTACACTCTGTGACGATGCTACTCCAGTCTTCACAGAATGGGTCGTTTTCTGCAGGACTGTATACACATGAGCCAACTGCTGTATTTAATATCTGCCCACCAAAGGATAATGTACTGGATAAG GAGGCTGTTCACGAGGAGCTTGCCAATTGTGGATTGCACCCTAAAACTCTGGACCACCTTTGTCGAACACCAGTACTGGGAAAATTGTCCTTACGGCATGTGGAAATGAGTGACTACATTTATAATTGGAGATCCTGA